In a single window of the Acinetobacter tibetensis genome:
- a CDS encoding OmpW/AlkL family protein has product MLKQAALIALLGFSASAMAGGWQAKVGASVLSPTGDSTLAPGLLVEADHEFGFTPSIEYFFGDTPISAELLLATPFNHDVLLNGSKVAKVKHLPPTITAKYNFKNSTRFTPYIGVGGTAFIAWDEEGVAKDVKNDYGFAGQIGFNFQPADAKNWGVYLDVRYADLSPEVTLDDATAQAVGKSKFDLNIDPVVYTIGYSYKF; this is encoded by the coding sequence ATGTTAAAACAAGCTGCACTTATTGCATTATTGGGGTTTTCTGCATCTGCGATGGCAGGTGGCTGGCAGGCAAAAGTAGGAGCTTCAGTACTTTCTCCAACTGGCGATTCGACTTTGGCGCCAGGCCTTTTGGTTGAAGCAGATCACGAGTTCGGTTTTACACCATCTATTGAATATTTCTTTGGTGATACACCTATTTCTGCTGAATTATTATTGGCAACTCCATTTAATCATGATGTGCTTTTAAATGGCAGCAAAGTGGCGAAGGTGAAACATTTACCGCCAACTATTACGGCAAAATATAACTTTAAAAACTCAACTCGTTTCACACCATATATTGGGGTAGGTGGTACTGCATTTATTGCTTGGGATGAAGAAGGGGTTGCAAAAGACGTTAAAAACGATTATGGCTTTGCAGGTCAAATTGGGTTTAATTTCCAACCAGCAGATGCGAAAAATTGGGGCGTATATTTAGATGTGCGTTATGCCGATTTGAGCCCAGAAGTTACATTGGATGATGCGACTGCTCAGGCGGTAGGTAAAAGTAAATTTGATTTAAATATTGATCCAGTGGTTTATACCATCGGCTATAGCTATAAATTCTAA
- a CDS encoding Na+/H+ antiporter family protein, which translates to MFAIIAAITVMFGLSLARVPVVFALVTGAVTGGLLAGLGLQGTLDAFNNGLGGGAKIALAYGILGAFALALARSGLPDLLAYKLIKTVKNEADHKAQTKVKYVIFFTVALAAVFSQNLIPVHIAFIPVLIPPLLSVFNHLNLDRRAVACLLTFGLVATYMCLPVGFGAIFLNDILAHNINTFGKPYGFSITNEQIPHAMIIPVAGMFLGLLIAVFFSYRKPRVYENLEVGNTLHRISSDVNQSHDGKPQIAQFTLWMAAFAVIATLAVQLYSDSMILAGLVGVAILSCAGIFKWKEADDVIISGMRMMALIGFIMIAAQGFAAVIEATNQVPALVEASVEWIGNSKALAAFLMLLIGLLITLGIGSSFSTVPILAIIYVPLCLQFGFSPSATIAIIGTAAALGDAGSPASDSTLGPTSGLNMDGQHDHMRDSVVPTFIHFNIPLLVFGWIAAMVL; encoded by the coding sequence ATGTTCGCGATTATTGCTGCTATTACAGTCATGTTTGGACTGTCTTTGGCTCGTGTTCCTGTGGTATTTGCATTGGTCACTGGTGCAGTTACAGGAGGTTTATTGGCTGGTTTAGGCTTACAAGGTACCTTGGATGCTTTTAACAATGGACTAGGAGGCGGGGCAAAAATTGCTTTGGCTTATGGCATATTAGGCGCATTTGCCTTGGCTTTGGCACGTTCAGGCTTACCTGATTTACTGGCTTATAAATTAATTAAAACGGTGAAGAACGAAGCGGATCACAAGGCACAAACCAAAGTGAAATATGTGATCTTTTTTACCGTGGCTTTAGCAGCAGTATTTTCACAGAATTTAATTCCTGTGCATATCGCTTTTATTCCAGTATTGATTCCACCGCTATTAAGTGTATTTAACCACTTAAATTTAGACCGACGTGCAGTTGCATGTTTGCTGACGTTTGGTTTAGTCGCAACCTATATGTGTTTGCCCGTTGGTTTCGGTGCTATTTTCTTAAATGACATTTTGGCACATAACATCAATACCTTTGGTAAGCCTTATGGTTTTTCCATCACCAATGAGCAAATTCCACATGCGATGATTATTCCCGTGGCTGGAATGTTCTTGGGTTTATTGATCGCAGTCTTTTTTAGCTATCGAAAACCACGTGTATATGAAAATTTAGAAGTCGGTAATACCCTTCACCGTATTTCATCGGATGTGAATCAAAGCCATGATGGTAAACCGCAAATCGCACAATTTACCTTGTGGATGGCAGCATTTGCAGTGATTGCGACGCTGGCTGTGCAGCTCTATTCGGACTCCATGATTCTCGCAGGTCTAGTCGGGGTTGCTATTTTAAGCTGTGCGGGCATTTTCAAGTGGAAAGAAGCGGATGATGTCATCATTAGTGGTATGCGTATGATGGCTTTAATTGGCTTTATTATGATTGCCGCACAAGGCTTTGCAGCAGTGATTGAAGCGACCAATCAGGTTCCTGCCTTAGTTGAAGCATCTGTTGAGTGGATTGGTAACAGTAAAGCACTTGCTGCTTTCCTTATGCTACTGATTGGCTTATTGATTACCTTAGGGATTGGTTCCTCTTTCTCGACAGTGCCGATTTTAGCAATTATTTATGTTCCTTTATGTCTACAGTTTGGTTTTAGTCCATCAGCGACGATTGCGATTATTGGAACGGCTGCAGCGCTGGGTGACGCAGGCTCCCCAGCATCAGATTCAACATTAGGCCCAACCTCAGGTTTAAATATGGATGGTCAACACGATCACATGCGAGATAGTGTAGTGCCAACGTTTATTCATTTTAATATTCCTTTGTTGGTCTTTGGTTGGATTGCAGCCATGGTGCTTTAA
- a CDS encoding alpha/beta fold hydrolase, translating into MQVQTQWVKTTDQQRLYVKAWGEVRNPALVLVHGYPDNQEVWEPVIRLLANQFYIITYDVRGAGQSSVPKSIQAYALSQLSADLQAVVDAVLPEREFHLAAHDWGSIQSWESVTDQHFGQRILSYTTISGPCLDHAAFWMREQFKTQPQQFLKQLGKSWYIMAFHLPFVAPTLWRFFKPKHWGQVLQKLEQTQDLPLNTHIAKDGQYGVGLYRANFLPRLSKPRQRFAQCAVQAIVLKKDKFVSPALIDEIPKWSPDFQRVDLDANHWAILSQPEQVASYIQRFIERNQLSS; encoded by the coding sequence ATGCAAGTCCAAACCCAATGGGTAAAAACCACCGATCAGCAGCGCCTTTATGTCAAAGCATGGGGAGAGGTGCGCAACCCTGCCTTAGTCTTGGTGCATGGTTATCCAGATAATCAGGAAGTGTGGGAACCTGTAATTCGGTTATTGGCCAACCAGTTTTATATCATTACCTATGATGTGCGTGGCGCAGGGCAATCTTCTGTACCCAAATCCATTCAGGCTTACGCATTGTCGCAACTTTCAGCAGATTTGCAGGCGGTGGTCGATGCGGTACTTCCAGAACGTGAATTTCATTTGGCTGCACATGATTGGGGATCTATACAATCTTGGGAGTCGGTTACAGATCAGCACTTTGGGCAGCGGATTTTATCCTACACCACCATTTCTGGACCATGTTTAGACCACGCCGCTTTTTGGATGCGTGAGCAATTTAAGACACAGCCACAACAGTTTTTAAAACAACTGGGTAAGTCATGGTACATCATGGCATTTCATTTACCATTTGTAGCACCTACGCTCTGGCGATTCTTCAAACCTAAACATTGGGGGCAAGTGCTACAAAAGTTGGAACAAACTCAGGACTTGCCATTAAATACACATATTGCCAAAGATGGTCAGTATGGCGTAGGGCTGTATCGGGCGAATTTTCTGCCTCGACTCAGTAAACCGCGACAACGTTTTGCCCAATGTGCGGTACAAGCCATTGTGTTGAAAAAAGATAAGTTTGTCAGCCCAGCACTGATTGATGAAATACCAAAATGGAGTCCTGATTTTCAGCGGGTCGATTTAGATGCAAACCATTGGGCAATTTTGAGTCAGCCTGAGCAAGTGGCTTCGTATATTCAGCGCTTTATCGAACGTAATCAACTCAGCAGTTAA
- a CDS encoding PaaI family thioesterase, giving the protein MSVLKRLQSVPVITKFILNRYAPYRGAGIQVEKIDFPNYHIRVKMLLTRKNQNIVGVHFGGSLYSMIDPFYMLLLMHHLGSKYIVWDKAAKIQFLSPGRGTVYADIRIDAAEIKQIKTLAEDYSAVNRIYQLSIYDETGVRIAEVEKTVYIRRKKAKPDLK; this is encoded by the coding sequence ATGAGTGTTCTCAAAAGATTACAAAGCGTTCCAGTCATCACTAAATTTATTTTGAATCGTTACGCTCCCTATCGGGGTGCTGGTATTCAGGTCGAAAAGATTGACTTTCCCAACTACCATATTCGGGTCAAAATGCTCCTGACACGCAAGAACCAAAATATTGTTGGGGTACATTTTGGCGGCAGTCTCTATTCGATGATTGATCCATTCTACATGTTGTTGCTGATGCATCACCTTGGCTCAAAATACATCGTCTGGGACAAAGCTGCCAAGATTCAGTTTTTATCCCCTGGGCGTGGCACTGTCTATGCAGATATTCGAATTGATGCAGCAGAAATTAAACAAATCAAAACTTTGGCAGAAGACTATTCTGCAGTAAATCGTATTTATCAGTTAAGTATTTATGATGAAACTGGAGTTCGCATTGCTGAAGTAGAAAAAACGGTCTACATTCGACGTAAAAAAGCTAAACCCGATTTAAAATAA
- a CDS encoding DNA transfer protein p32, whose protein sequence is MKKLMNLAIIATVSAFVFTGCSNMSASEQRVGAAALGGAVGGSVGSRVGGSTGAALGAGAGAAVGSKSQSGSTKNATYSGVGAGVGAVIGKSVFGGDAGAAIGGAIGGGAGAAIENNNR, encoded by the coding sequence ATGAAAAAATTGATGAATTTAGCCATTATTGCAACAGTTTCTGCATTCGTATTCACAGGATGTAGCAATATGTCTGCATCTGAGCAGCGTGTGGGTGCAGCCGCCTTAGGTGGTGCTGTAGGTGGTAGTGTTGGTAGTCGTGTAGGTGGAAGTACAGGTGCAGCCTTGGGTGCAGGTGCTGGTGCCGCGGTAGGAAGTAAATCCCAAAGTGGTTCGACCAAGAATGCAACGTATAGTGGTGTAGGTGCAGGTGTAGGTGCTGTTATTGGTAAGTCGGTATTTGGTGGCGATGCTGGTGCTGCAATTGGTGGTGCGATTGGTGGTGGTGCGGGTGCAGCAATAGAAAACAATAATCGTTAA